From Rhineura floridana isolate rRhiFlo1 chromosome 5, rRhiFlo1.hap2, whole genome shotgun sequence, a single genomic window includes:
- the RCSD1 gene encoding capZ-interacting protein, giving the protein MGEQIFPKNIPHLHNREDKPSETNMVEKKSTTPSVAQLAGKFQDQSSLSGKEMLPTKSTRRKPPCSLPLHTHKTELGQNGELKPSPNASHPLKVKIKSSPLIEKLQANLAFAPAALLPGASPKSPGLKVMISPFSSPPSTPISPQSHSSEPDETPVSFDQPPEGIHLQFYNKVRTRGSIKRRPPSRRFRKSQSEYGDDLDLGVTVSPQENGTEEEEGVFTDEKKATESLSPPVDGTDHSEKQNQIASDEKNPSGLVSRRTKSNEREETEEMVLCKESKEEKLHQNLSEEKPCENIKEDKEKNSDPDSTEDTKRKSWKSALKDREDGNAPDKEMKDKGERVDQLSKSENIQQISGTQDTGTPQPTGDTETATCSRL; this is encoded by the exons GACAAACCATCAGAGACCAACATGGTGGAAAAGAAGTCCACAACTCCTTCGGTGGCACAGTTAGCAGGAAAATTCCAAGATCAATCATCTCTTTCTGGAAAGGAG ATGTTACCCACTAAATCAACCCGTAGAAAACCACCATGTTCCCttcctctccacacacacaagaCAGAGCTTGGCCAGAATGGTGAGCTA AAGCCATCTCCAAATGCTTCTCATCCTCTAAAAGTAAAGATAAAAAGCTCTCCCCTGATTGAAAAGCTACAG GCCAATCTGGCATTTGCTCCAGCTGCCCTGCTTCCAGGAGCTTCTCCAAAAAGCCCTGGCCTAAAAGTGATGATATCTCCATTTAGTAGCCCTCCATCCACTCCAATCAGCCCACAGTCTCATTCAAGTGAACCTGATGAGACACCAGTTAGCTTTGATCAGCCACCAGAGGGCATTCATCTTCAATTTTATAACAAG GTACGTACACGGGGATCAATAAAACGCAGGCCACCCTCTAGAAGATTTCGAAAATCACAGTCAGAATATGGAGATGACCTAGATTTAGGGGTGACAGTTTCACCTCAGGAAAATggtactgaggaggaggagggtgtatTTACAGATGAGAAAAAGGCCACTGAGTCACTATCTCCCCCTGTGGATGGCACTGATCACAGTGAGAAACAAAACCAGATAGCATCTGATGAAAAAAACCCATCAGGTCTAGTATCCAGAAGAACAAAAAGCAATGAGAGAGAAGAAACAGAAGAAATGGTGTTATGCAAAGAAAGCAAAGAAGAGAAGTTACATCAGAATCTTTCAGAGGAAAAGCCATGTGAGAACATCAAAGAAGACAAAGAGAAGAATTCAGATCCTGACAGTACAGAGGATACAAAAAGAAAGTCATGGAAGAGCGCTCTGAAGGATAGGGAGGATGGTAATGCTCCTGATAAGGAAATGAAAGATAAAGGAGAGAGGGTGGATCAATTAAGTAAGAGTGAGAACATACAGCAGATATCAGGTACACAAGACACTGGGACTCCACAGCCTACAGGAGACACAGAAACTGCTACCTGCTCCAGGCTGTGA